The Treponema sp. J25 DNA window CGGTTTCGGGACTGTCTTTGTCAACATTCCCCTGGCAGGAATGGGAGATGCTCCCCATGGCTTCCTCCATATTATTTATGAGTCGGGGGTAGGAAACGAGTTTTTCCCCCTTATCATCTTTATGGGAATTGGGGCCCTTACCGATTTTGGTCCGCTTATCGCAAATCCCAAGACTGCCCTTCTTGGAGCGGCCGCTCAGTTTGGGGTATTTGCAACCCTCTTTGGAGTTACCGCATTTAACTTTATTCCCGGCTTTGATTTCAACCTGAAAGAGGCCTGTGCCATCGGTATTATTGGAGGTGCCGATGGTCCGACCACTATTTACATTGCAACAAAACTTGCACCGCATCTTCTTGCTACGGTGGCCGTTGCGGCCTATTCGTATATGGCACTGGTGCCGGTTATCCAGCCTCCTATCATGAAGGCCCTTACCACAGAACACGAACGAAAGATCAGAATGAAACAATTGCGCCATGTGTCAAAGATAGAAAAGATACTTTTCCCCATCTCGGTATTTGTTCTTTCTATTCTCCTTATTCCATCGGCGGCTCCCCTTATTGGTTGTCTCATGTTTGGAAACTTTATTCGGGAAATTGGGGTGGTGGAACGGCTTTCGAAGACCCTTCAGAATGAATTGCTCAACATTGTTTCCATTTTCCTTTCCCTTGGGGTTGGCAGTCAGATGACTCCCGAAAAATTCCTTAATCCAGCTTCT harbors:
- a CDS encoding sodium ion-translocating decarboxylase subunit beta: MPVLAQKKAAWVTKVVLVMLTVAFVFSFMGRVVAQAAEGQSTEVVAGDAAASSGGNSQPASFHNPAGIIRGSENIKKISIAEFARNILETTGLYAFFVDSKQKTTPAGDPITVWGWEELLMIIVGFVIIYLGAAKGFEPLLLIPIGFGTVFVNIPLAGMGDAPHGFLHIIYESGVGNEFFPLIIFMGIGALTDFGPLIANPKTALLGAAAQFGVFATLFGVTAFNFIPGFDFNLKEACAIGIIGGADGPTTIYIATKLAPHLLATVAVAAYSYMALVPVIQPPIMKALTTEHERKIRMKQLRHVSKIEKILFPISVFVLSILLIPSAAPLIGCLMFGNFIREIGVVERLSKTLQNELLNIVSIFLSLGVGSQMTPEKFLNPASLSIVFLGLFAFAIATAAGILVAKFMNLFLKEKINPLIGSAGVSAVPMAARVSNKVGLEADPGNFLIMHAMGPNVAGVIGTAITAGVMIAVYGG